The region AAGTTCCAATTCTTTTGCCAGGCAAAAATGTGCAAAAAGGAAGATGGTTCTTACAAACTGGAAAGCAATCAAGACTTTTTGTGTTTACAGATTTTACAGAGTCTCACGTATTTGGCAAATTTCAAGATGACCTCTAAGATGTTTTTACCAAATCGTAGACATAGATATGGAAATCATCATCAAATTTGATGAAGTACACAGAGGGTTTCGCTTCTACCTGATGAATGACCATGCCAGTTCTCTTGGAGCCATCGTCTTTGGCATATTCCACCTGTTTGCCTACTAGGCTGTCTACAACTTCTCCTGGCTCCCTCTCTGCGGGAGGAGAATCATTGGAATCTTGAAGGATGCGGAGGTCACCTTCTTTATAATCATCTAAGAGCTGATACATATACAATACAGGATCTTTCTCATAGGTAATGTAAAACCATGTGTTCATGACAGGCGCCTGAGCTAAGACCATCCCCCTCCATTCATTTTTGGACCCTTCCTCTGTCTCAAAAATATGTTCAACTGCTTTGCCAATCATGATTTCTGCTAAGTGTGTATCACTGATTCTAGATGACGCAACTCTATTAGGAAGGACTTCAAGTGATGACACTCTTTCATCTCTATGAAgttccaatccataaacacaaTCAAATCCATCATATTTGATAAGATACAGAGAGGGATTTACAGGTACCTGATCCAGAACAGTTCCCTTCCACTGTGTTAGAGGTTCATCTCCGTCTTTCCATCCGTGCTGAATTCTGCAGCCCACTATGTTCCTCTGAGGCTGGGACGTGGGTCTGCTCCTATTCTTTTTGTGTGCAGCCTTCCTCTTCATCATGGTAACAGACATACTGGCGTGTCCTGCGCCTGTCCTGGACCGCTGCCCTGCAGCCGCCTTTCCAAACGGGGTCTTCATGCCTGCTAGGAGCACAGTCGCGAGGCGGACcaagaaaggaaattaagaaaaaataaattcagtgcaTAACACGTTGAGCTTTTTCTCCTAATCAGCGCACCCACGCCTGTTTTTCCCAAAAGCCATATAGCAAAGCTGAAAATCAAGGCAACCTAGCGCGTTCCTGCAGTAACCTTCCTCCCCAGCTCGTTCCCACTACGGTAGAGCAAGGGAGTTGCGGTTGGCGTCGAAGAAATAGGGGGAATCTCACTCTCCCCCGCCCATCCCCCGTCCCCCGCCCTGCGTTGAACACTATCCCGGCTTGAGGGCGCAGATTCTCCACCATCCCGGATCACGGGCCTCACTTGCCCAAATCGGACACCTCGCGGCTGCGTCAGCTGTGAGCCTGTGGCGGAGGATCAGCAGGCGACCAGCAGTGCACTTGCaagagcagggaggggaggatcCGTAGGCGAGGAGTGTTTCTAGGAGGGCGGCGGGGCAGGCGAAGAGGACGGCTGCTGCGTCCCCAGCGCTGGGATCGCTAGCCCTCCGCCTCCCTGTCGGCGGCAGCGGCCCCTCTGCCACATCGGGCTTCCAAcagccgctgccgccgccgcagTCTCCTCCCTCTTTTCGTAGCGCAGCTTCCTGCAAGGACAGAGGCCTCCCCTTCCTGCCAAACAGCGCGCGGCGTTCCCCTTCACCGCCGCCTCCTTGCCCCAGCCACCACCTCCCGCCACCGCCCTGTGCAGGAGAGGTGCTCCTGGGCTCCCGGTCTTTGGCCTTTCCCCCAAATCTGGAGCTTCCCAACCCACAACCACCTCTCCCTCACCTCCTAGGGTCCCTGCCTCTTGTTCTGGGCCCCCAGGCTCCGTATTCCCTACTCCATCTCCACCCCCCTTCAGCGCCCCTGCTCCATCTGCTTTCCATTTTCCAGTAATTCGCCTTTTCTCTTTTCCCGTGCCCTTATGTAGTTATtctttgtgtatttgtgtatgtacacacacacacacacacacacacacacacacacacacacacacacacacacacacacacacacacacacacacacactaaaaatgCCAGCCTTTCCTGTCATGTAAGGGTATTTGGAGTAGGACAAGAGAAACGCTCTAATGCTCAGTGCTCAGTCTGCCATCTGGACCCAATCTAGGTAATTTTTACTGACATTGTCATTCCCAGATTTCTTGAGGacgtttttccttttttcccgaTTGCAAAAGAATTACATGCACAACATGGACACTGtgtaaaattcagaaaattgacatgaagagggaaaaaatcaACTGTAAACCCAGCTCCTATTCCCTAGGGTTGACAGCAAAATATGACCACTCattatttcctttacttttttctaaGCTCTTCTGGGATAATTTAGCGTACATAATTTCATGCCCTGACCTATTCCATTTAGAATAATCATTTGCACAGGTTTTTAGATATCTTCTGAAAATATGTTTTGTAGCAGCTTCATAAAATTCGACTTAGggatttttacataattttgctGTTCCCTCTTATCTTCAGAtgcttatagtttttttttttctttaatacttgTAAATTGTGCTTGCACATGAATTATTAACCTGTTCACTTGAACAGAACAAATAACCTACACACCAAACTTAGAACAGTTACTTTAATTATAATAGGAATTTAGTGTTTCAGCATTGTGAGATCATAAACCCatagagaaaaacattttggaaGCAATTTAACCATTTTTACCATTACAAActttctagtgggtgtgaagtggtatttcactgtggttttaatttgcattttcctaatgactaatgatgatgaacatctttttgtgtgcttgttggacatttgtgtatctttggagaaatatctattcaagttccttattcactttttaattgaattgtttgttattgaatttttaagtattctttttaaattctggataGGAgaaccttatcagatatatgatttgaaaatatttttcccattccatgggttgtcttttcactttcttgatagtgttttCGATATGCAAAAGTTTAAAATTTGGTGAAATtcaatttatgtaatttttttgtttattgcttgtgcttttggtgtcatatctaagaaaataTTGCCAAATCGAAAGTCATGAAGatgttcccctatgttttcttataagacttttatgttttttagtggttatatttgatccattttgagttaattattaTATATGGTGTGATGAAAGGGACCAAGTTCATTCTTTTGCGCATGAAcatgcagttttcccagcaccttttgttGAAGTGACAATTCTTAGCCCATTTATTTGTCTTCACACAACTGTTGAAAATCAAGTTACCATAGATGTATGagcttatttctggactttcagtTCTATCTCGCTACTCTCTATATGTCAGTGCTTATGCCAATACACACTCTTttgattattgtggtggctgtgcagtaaaatttgaaatcaggagATGTGagttctccattttttttttcttaagattgttttgTCTGTTCGCAGTTCCTTTCAATTTCACCTGAATTTTAGGATTggcttttccttttctgaaaaaaaaaaaaaaaaaaaaaagggccattgggattttgatagtgGTTGCATTGCATTGAAACTTGGGGAGTATTGTCATGtcaacaatattaagtcttccaaaccatgaacatAGAGTTTCTCATGAACATTGGATGTCTTTTAACTTATTTAGGACTTCTTCAaattctctcagcaatgttttgtatttttggttgattttatttctgttatttcattctttttgatgctattataaatgaagttatttactgtgatattgtgaaatatatatttgttcattGTCTACCTTTCCTAGCATACAACTCCTAATATCCTTGGAGTCTCCTAAGTGATGAGTGTATTTTGTacgctaatgagatgactggtggtTGGGGTTCtgtagatagcttcaggatggaggCTGGTCACCAAAAAGACCAAAACATGATTAAAGAGTTGGAGGGGAGAAGAGCTAAAGACAGAGTTGATCACTaatggccaatgatgtaatcaGTTATATCTATTGATACAGTTTGTATATGTTTGTCTCCCCAAAGCTAATggtgaaatctgatccccaatgtagcagtgttgggaaGTAACACTTAGTGAgaagtgtttgggtcatggaggAGGATtcctaatgaatagattaatgccctccttggaggtgggaggagagtgagtgagctctCATGGGAATGGATTTGTTCCTGCCAGAGGGGTTGTTAAAAGGAACCCAGCGCCTccctttgcttcctctctcaccatgtgatcttgcacccgctggctacctgccactttccaccatgagtagaagcagtctgaggcctgtgccagttGCAACTGTCCCataatcatgagccaaataagcctcttttacttataaattacccagtctcaggtattctgttatagcaaaataaaagcaaactaatacagaaaattggtacccaggagtgggatgttgttgtacagatacctgaaaatgagGAAGCAGGTTTGAGTAATGGGCAGAGATTAGAAGAGTTTGGAGGGctcaaaagaagataaaaagatgaggggaagtttggaacttcttagagatttgTTAAGTGGTTGTGAACAGAaagctgatagaaatgtggacagtaaagaccatctgaagaggtctcagatggaaatgaagaACTTATTAGGAATTGGGGTGAAGGTCACCCTTCTTATACAATTGCAAAGAATTTGGCTGCTTGTGTCCATGCACTAGAGCTTTGTGGAAAGTCAAATTTAAGAGTAATGAATATTTGACGaaggaaatttctaagcagcaaagcatttggGCAGCTGTGTGGTGACAGACTTTTAACAGCTTACACTAAATTACTGCAGCAAAGGCATGACCtaaagatgaaatttataattaaaagggatggagagtgtaaagatttagaatatTCAGTCAGGCCACATGGTAGAGAATGAAAGAGTATTTTTCAGAAGAAGAATCCAATCACGTGGTGGAGAAActagttgctaaagacattagtaTGGCTGTAAGGCAACCAGGTGCTAAGATCCatgacaatgggagaaaggccccaAAGGCATTTTAGAAGTCTCCAAGGCTTCCCCTCTCATCACAAGCTCAGAGGCCTGGGAGGACTGACTTGTCCCAGGGGTGCTACTACCCTGTGCTACCTCGGGACACTGTTCCTGGAATCCCAACCTCTCCAGCTGAAGCCATCCCTCAAGTGGTGCCAAGTGGGCTCTGTGCCACTGCTTTAGAGAGCACAAGTAGTAAGCCTTGGCAGTGACCACATGGTGTCAAGTctacaggctcacagaatgcaagagctgtggaggcgTGACAGCCTCCAACCAAATTTCAGAGGAAGTATGGAAgggcctgggggcccaggcagaaacctgccacaggggtggtgGAGCCACTGCAAAAGATGTATACTAGAGCAATGCAGAGTAAAAACGTGGAGTCAAAGCCcccacagagagtccccaccagggcAATGCCTAGTAAAGCCCTGGGCCACCATTGGAACGCCCGAAGCGATAAGCATGCAATGCCTGCCTGAAAAAGCCGCAGACACCAGACTCCAACCCATGAATGCAGCCACATGGGCACTCCCAGAAAATCCGTGGTAGTGTGGCTGCTCAAGGTTTTGGGGTTCCTTAACCCCCACTGTGCCCAGGAGGAAGCACAGGGAGTCAAAAGAGATCATTTTCCAGCTTTAatatttaatgtctgtcctgctgggtttcagagttGCTCTGGCCCTgttcctcctttcttctggcctatttttcccttttggaatgggaatatgtaccatcattgtatcttggaagtagataaatttgtttttggttttacaAGCTCACCAGCTGGAAGGAGCTTGCCTTGAGTCTCaggtgagactttggacttcggaCTTTTAAGTTGGGGCTAAAACAAGCTAAGTCTattgggactattgggatggaatgattatattttgtgtgtgagaaggacatgagtttggggggtcaggggcaAAAtaatatagtttggatatgtttgtctccCCAAATCTCATGTTGATAtctgattcccagtgtggcagtgttgtaAGGTAGAGccccgtgggaagtgtttgggtcttgggggagtgagtgagttctctgtAATAATTCTTGCaaaagctggttgttaaaaggagccagataccttctctccctctctcttttgcttcatTTCTTGCCTTTCactcaccagctgcctgctgcttttcaccatgagtagaagcagcctgaggcctgtgccactTGCAGCTGTTCTAGagttgtgagccaaataaacctcttttacttataaattaaccagtttcaggtattctgttatagcaacacaaaatggactaatacacctatgaaatgaagcttctataaaaaccccaaagcacagggtttggggagcttctgAATAGCcaaacacgtggaggttcctggaagaTGGCATGCCCaaagagggcatggaagctccctGCCCCTTTTCACATATCTTGCTCTATGTGTCTCTATCATCTGGCCATTCATctatatcctttataatatcctttataataaatgagtaaacatAAGTAAggtgtttccctgagttttgtgagctgctctagcaaattaatcaaatttGAGGAGGGGTTTATGAGAACCCTGATTTATAGGAAGGCTGTCAGAAACTTGCAATTGGCGTCTGAGGTGGGGGGAAGTCTTGTGGGACTGATCTCTTAACCTGTGGAGTCACCAGGTAGtttcagaattgaattgaattataagACACCCAATTGGTGTCTTCTGGGGGAATTGCTTGCTAGGTGTGTGGGAGAATTTCCACACAAGTAGTGTCAGAAATGTTATGTTGAGTGGCTGTGTGAGAGTaggaaaagcataaaataagTACCCACTAAAAAATAActccccattcctccctcccttagcccctggtaacctctttTATTTggtacctcatatgagtggaataaAACAACgtttctccttttctgtttgtctatttctgcttaacataagtttttaaactttttaatataacagttttttaaaaaagttttcttgccagcacctcggggccctgcCTCGGGGCCCAGGGCATGTATCTGGGAACTGGACACCCCCCGACAACCAgatacaccaccagcaccaaggagcatgccaaaaacatctcctccatgtgggtggcccaccacagccatcacagtaaccacagctgccgtgaaagtagctagatgccacaacctcCATGCAGATGTtccatcagccactggagtgcattgacacaaggacagtcaccaggagagaccaaagaaaagaagaggatgtctctctccataaagccaaTTCcatagtgacagaagaagcatctgctctaagataatattgggggacctgcacacacctctcagcattggacaggtaggcaacaaatcaacagagtaaccattactctttcagagggagagaagaaatctcgggttatcagaggtgggagaggggagggagaggggatagggagagattggacaaggggcataaagaataagtacaatttgtcaCAATATATGAACTAATGATCAATATaggtcaacattgaatccccaaaatctGTATattcaattatgattcaataaaaaaaattaaaaatttaaataaataaataaaagaaaatgttgcagccaagaggaacaaaaaaaagttttcttgagATATAATTCGCATACAATGCAATTCAttaatttcaagtgtacaattcaatggcttttttAGTATAtacacagagttgtgcaaccatcaccacaatcaatttcagattttcatcaccccaaatcATTTTcgaaatgttttaaagaaatctCACAGCTCTTAGTCATCGCCCCCCAAATCTCTATTCCCTTCAGCAACCACCgatctactttctgtccttaTTGATTTGCCTATCCTGGGCatctcatataaatgaaataatgcaatttgcagtcttttgtggctggcttctttcattttgtatatgttcaaggttcatccatgttgtagcatgtatcagtactttattcctttttatgatagaaaaatattctattgtatgaatattccatattttatttgCCCAttaattaatggacatttgggttattcctactttttggctattacaaacaaatttactgtgaacattcatgtgcaagtttttgtgtagatgtatgtttttatttctcttgggtatatatctaggagtggaattgctggatcatatgatgtACTATTTATCATTTTGAGAAACTTCCAGACTGTTTTCTAAAGCAGTggcaccactttacattcccaccagcagtatatgagaggaGTCTATTCATTTTCACACCAAATTCAAATTAACTTTTATAGGAATTCCTCTGTGGATAGAAGGACTGACTCTTGAACCTTACTCCTGAGGAAATAACTAGGAAGCAGTTAGAGGCAGCCTTTGCTTTCAGGCCTGCTTGGAACTCGTTTTAGAGTATCTAGGCCACTCCCTTTGTTTCAGGCAGCCTTGACCTCTGGGACATTGGAATGTAAGGCTTATTTTCCTGTTtcataagagtttttaaaaaatttttattattgttggcctatttatcattacaaataataatCTTTCCCCATGCCCTCCACCTGACCTGTCTATCCATAACTCCCCTCCCTCGCCACCTATCTCTACTATCCTTacctttgttctctccttctgaaggttcagtgtattattatggtctttccttccttccttcctccctccctccctccctccctccctccctccctccctcccttccttccttctttctttctttcttctttgcttctttcttagcacccagttatgagtgagaacatgtggtatttctctttctgtgtctggcttatttcacttaacataattttctccaggttcatccatgttactgtgaatggcaatatttcagtctttttatggctgagcaatattccgttgtgtatatacaccacatttcctTACCCAGtaatccactgatggacatttaggttggttccatattttggctattgtaaatagagctgtgataaacatgggagggcaggtataacttcaacatgatgatttccatatctttggatatataccagtAGTGGAATTGGtagatcatatgatagttctatctgtagttgtttgagaaaactccatactgttttccataatgactgtgctcatttacagtcccaccaacagcgtagaagagttcctttctctgcacccttaccagcatttgttgttcttggtctCTTTAATAATGGACAGTCTAatttgggtgagatgatatctcaatgtagttttgatttgcatttccctgatgattagtgatgctgagcattttttcatgtacctgttggacatttacGTCTTTGAATAATGTCTGTTTACttcctgtgcccattttttaattggattttttttttactgtgtagttttttgagttccttatatattctggattttaatccctcgctggatgtagagtttgcaaatattttctcccatcctgtaggttgtctttctgctctgttgattgtttcttttgctgtgtagaagctttttagtttgatataaccccatatgtttatttttttcttttgttgtttgtaattttgggtgtcttattcataaactctttgcccactcctacttcttgAAGCGTTtaccctatattttcttttagtaattttatggtccAGACCctatatttaagtcattaatccattttgagtagattttggtatatggtgagggtAGTTgtacagtttcattcttctgtatatggatgtccaattttcccagcaccatttgttgaagaggcagtcttttccccaatgtatgttcttgttgctttgtcagagatcagttggcCGTAAGTATGTGGGTGGAttcttgggttttctattctgttccattgatccgagTGCCTGTTTtcataccagtaccatgctgttttgagtacaatagctttgtaatataatttagaGTCAGTAAGTGTTATGCCTCTTGCTTTGGCTGttttgggtcttttgttcttctgtctgaatgttaggatttctttttctatttctgtgaagaatgtcatcggtATTTTGAGGAGGATTggattgaatctgcagattgctttgggtagaatggacatttccACCATGTTAGTTCTTCCAGTTCAAGATCATTGTatgtcattttatgtttttgtgtcctttttagtTACTTTGgatagtgttttgtagttcttattatagagatctttcacttccttgattaaattgaatCCTAGGTATTTCATGtctttggtgactactgtaagtGGGCtcatttccttgatttctttttagctagttcattactggagacCACTACTGATtatggggtgttgattttgtatcctgcaacaatactgaaattgttaatctgccctaagagatttttggtacagtctttaggtttttctacaaataaaatcatgttgtctgcaaacagcgACAGTTTggctttgtcctttccaatctggatgttctttatttccttctcttgccagAGTGCTCTGGCGTGTACTTCCAGtaagtactatgttaaataggagtggcgagagtgggcatcttgtcttgttcctgttcttaaggaggaagctttcagctttttgccattcaggaagatattggcaattggtttgttgtatatggcttttattctgtCGAGATAATTTCCGTTTATACCTAatctgctgagagtctttatcatgaggggatgttgaattttgttgaatactTCTTCTGCATccactgagataatcatatggctttcatccttgattttgttgatgtggtgtattgcatttattgacttgcatatgttgaaccatccttgcatccctgggctgaatcccacttgatcatggtgtataatattttgatGTGTTGATGTATGAATATTTTGTTAGgaatatttgcatctatgttcatcaagtatattggcctgtaattttcttttttgtcattgttttatctttatctggttttggtaacagggtgaagctggcctcatggaatgagttggGGATGATGgattctgtttcaatatttttggaatagtttgaagagaattggtattaattcttctttaaaggtttgatagaattcagctgtaaagccatccagtcctggtcttttctttgttggaagattgctgattactgcttcaatgtcattgcttgttattggtctgttcgggttttctatttcttcttggaccagacttggtagtttgtatatgtccaaaaattttatccatttcttccaggtttcatatttgttggtgtacagttgtttaagATAATCTCTCatgattcttcatttttctgtggaatcggttgtaatgtctccattttcatatCTGAAACTTGCTGTTTGggtattctctctacttttgttgttgttgttgttaacctagctaatggtttgtctattttatttatcttcccccaaaaccaactttttatttcattgatcttttgtattgttttttgggtctccatttcatttagttccaccctgatcttgattatttctttccgtctactactTTTGCAATTGCATTGttttttctctagttctttgaggcacagTGTTAGGTCatgtatttgaaatctttccattcttttgatgtaggcatttattgaagtaaacttttctcttagtactgcttttgctaaGAGTACTGCAGGTACCACAGGaattggtatgatgtatctttatttttgttaatttcaagaatttttaaaatttactgtttaatttcttcttcaatcCCTAGGTCATTCATgagtctgttgttcagtttccatgcacttcagtaatttccagaagttttctttgtattgatttccagttttaatccattatggtctgaaaagttacttggagtgatttaaatttttaaaaattttctgaaacttgatttgtgacctaacatgtggtctatccaagagaatgttccacgtgctgatgagaagaatgtgtgttctctagttgctggatgaaatgttctgtagatatctgccaggtccagttggtctaaggtatagcttaaatcttgtgtttctttgttgatttgtttcttGGAAGATCTGTGCAATGCTGAGAAAGGGTTGTTTAGGTCACCCACTATTTTTGTATTAGGttctatctctctttttaattctaagagtgtttgctttatatatctaggtgctccagtgttgggtatatacatatgtatgatttttatgtctcctAACtagatagatctctttatcattatataatggccttctttgtctctttttatggtctttggtttaatgtctattttatccaatagaAGAATAGCTACACCTCCttgattttggtttccatttgtgtggcatatctttttccatcccttcacttttagttaGTGTGTGTCTTTCTATGTgatgtgagtctcttgaagacagtatatagttgggtctagctttttaatccaatcagtcagtctgtgtcttttgaatgaggagtttaatccaattatatttagggttgttatttacaagtattgctttactcctgtcattatattgctttttatttagatgttttaaatatcatttgttcctttcttcccatttaattttacatcttcaatgttagtaggatttttgaggtgacatgatttagcttctttctcatttgcattttgctttTAATGGTGGTTTTGCTCTCTTCTGAATTTGTGATAGAGATTGTTGTTTTTCACTTTCCAGATataggactcctttgagaatttcttgcagtgctGGTCATGTGGTTGTGAATTCCCAGAATTGTTTgtgtgggaaatacactatttctccattATTTCTGGAGGAtaactttgctgggtatagaattcttgtctggaaatttttttcttttagtattttgaatgtataatCCCGTTTTCTTATGACCTGGaatgtttcagttgagaagtctacagttattctgatgggggctcccttatagttgatttGATTCTCttgtcttgctgcttttagaattatctccttgtctttgagctttgctagtttgattgtaatgtgtcttggaaaggatctttttgtattgaatctggggatctttgggcttcttggatctggaggtctgcatctctccttaTACATGGgaggttttctgttattatttccttatatAGGTTTTccatacattttcctttctccaccttttctggaatacctgtgattagaatgtttgtgtgcttgagatTGTgtgctagctgtcttagattttcttcattttttgaaactttttcctgtattttttttgtttgcctgggttatttgAAAAAGATCATCCtggagatctgaaattctttcttctgcttgctctagccttttgctcaagctttctgttctattttttttattttatggagtGAATtgttcagttccaggagttctgctacattcttttttaaggtataactctctttgtaaattttctcctacatatcctggatatttttccttgTATCATTGTGTTCTCTGATGCTTCTTTTATCTCTGTGTTTCCTTAATATTaatgcttggaattccttttcagatatttcaagatTTTCTGGTAGTTCtggtcaaggtggcagaatagacagtccccagcatcactctcttccacaaaccaaccaacttacaactatgaAAATATAACAACAGCAAAGCTGGGGgtgctagaactcagg is a window of Cynocephalus volans isolate mCynVol1 chromosome X, mCynVol1.pri, whole genome shotgun sequence DNA encoding:
- the LOC134367258 gene encoding spindlin-3-like, translated to MKTPFGKAAAGQRSRTGAGHASMSVTMMKRKAAHKKNRSRPTSQPQRNIVGCRIQHGWKDGDEPLTQWKGTVLDQLLDDYKEGDLRILQDSNDSPPAEREPGEVVDSLVGKQVEYAKDDGSKRTGMVIHQVEAKPSVYFIKFDDDFHIYVYDLVKTS